CGCCCTCGGTCCGCCGGTAGCGGAGCCGGTCGTGCAGCCGGCTGGCGCGGCCCTGCCAGAACTCCACCGTCTCGGGACGGACCCGGAACCCGCCCCAGTGCGGCGGCGCCGGGATGTCGTCGACGGCGGCGAAGCGCTCGGCCGCCGCCCGGTAGGTCGCGTCGAGCGCGGCCCGGTCCGGGACGACCTGGGACTGGGTGCTGGCCCAGGCGCCGAGCTGGGAGCCGCGCGGCCGGGTGGCGAAGTACGCCTCGGTCTCGGCCCGGTCGACCTTTTCGACCCGCCCGGCGACCACCACCTGCCGCTGCATCGGGAACCAGGGGAAGACCAGGCTGGCCCACGGGTTGCCGGTCGCCTCGGTGCCCTTGCGGGAGTCGTAGTTGGTGTAGAAGACGAAGCCGTCCGGGTCGTACCCCTTGAGCAGGACCGTCCGGCCGCTGGGGCGGCCCTCGGCGTCGGCGGTGCCGACCACCATGGCGTTCGGTTCGGGGAGCGGGTACGCCACCGCGTCGGCGAACCAGCGGGCGAACTGGCTGTGCCAGCCCGGAGCCAGGTCGGATTCGGAAAGGCCCAGGTCGGCTGCGTACTCGTTACGCATGCCCGCCGGAGCCGGTGTGTTGCCGGTCACAGTCGTCGTCCCTTTCGTCGGGGTCGCCGCGTCCCCCGACGCTGGCCAGACCCCGCCACCCAGTCTTGTCGAGGCCGTGAGCTTGTCCACCCGCGGGGATGTCATGTGGCGCACAGTCGCAGTGGGTCGCGCAGTCGGTTACCCACCAGGCAAGATGTTCCGAACCACATCCCTGAGAGGGTCGCCCGGATCGCGGGGCCGGATGAGCCCGCCGGGCGTACCGCCGCCGCAAAGCCAGGAGACGACATGTCCGACTTCAAACCGGGCCTGGAGGGCGTCGTAGCCTTCGAGACCGAGATCGCCGAACCGGACCGCGAGGGCGGCGCGCTGCGCTATCGCGGCGTGGACATCGAGGATCTGATCGGCCAGGTCTCCTTCGGCAACGTCTGGGCGCTGCTGGTCGACGGCCGCTTCGGCCCGGGCCTGCCGCCGGCCGAGCCGTTCCCGGTGCCGGTGCACTCCGGCGACATCCGCGTCGACGTGCAGTCCGCGGTCGCCATGCTCGCCCCCTACTGGGGGCTCAGCCAGCTCCTCGACATCTCCGACGAGCAGGCCCGCGAGGACCTGGCCCGGGTGTCGGTCACCGCGCTCTCCTTCGTCGCCCAGTCCGCCCGCGGCCTCGGCCTGCCGGCCGTGCCGCAGAAGGAGATCGACAAGGCGGAGACCATCGTCGAGCGCTTCATGAAGCGCTGGCGGGGTGAGCCCGACCCGCGGCACGTCAAGGCCGTCGACGCCTACTTCATCTCGGCCGCCGAGCACGGCCTGAACGCCTCCACCTTCACCGCCCGGATCGTCGCCTCCACCGGCGCCGACGCCGCCGCCTGCATCTCCTCCGGCATCGGCGCGCTCTCCGGCCCGCTGCACGGCGGCGCGCCGTCCCGCGTGCTCAGCATGCTCGAGGCCGTCGAGCGCAGCGGCGACGCCGAGGGGTACGTCAAGGGCGTCCTCGACCGCGGCGAGCGGCTGATGGGCTTCGGCCACCGGGTCTACCGGGCCGAGGACCCGCGCGCCCGGGTGCTCCGGCGCACCGCCAAGGAGCTGGGCGCGCCCCGCTTCGAGATCGCCGAGGCGCTGGAGAAGGCCGCCCTGGCCGAGCTGCAGGCCCGCCGCCCGGACCGGGTGCTCGCCACCAACGTCGAGTTCTGGTCGGCCGTGGTGCTGGACTTCGCCGAGGTGCCCGCGCACATGTTCACCTCGATGTTCACCTGTGCCCGGATGGGCGGTTGGTCCGCCCACATCCTGGAGCAGAAGAAGCTCCAGCGGCTGGTCCGCCCCTCGGCCCGGTACGTCGGCCACGCCCCCCGCAAGCCCCAGGAGGTCGAGGGCTGGGACGCCATCCCGCACGGCGTCTGAAAGGAAGGGCCCCTTCTTAACGCCTGAGGCATAGGAAGGGCCCCCTGCTAACGCGCGAGCGAGGCCCCGGCTCCGGCCGGGGCCTCGCCGTATGTGGCGCATCCCTCAGGCCCGGTCGTGGGACCTGCCGTCGGGCGGGGCGGCCCGGGTGCGAGGATGAAGGCCGGCAGTGCCGCCGGACCGGGCTCGGATCCCGACTCCCCCGCGCGTCCGCGCGCGGCCGCCGTCGGTCCGCGCCCGCAGTAGGGCCCGCCCTCGCCCATGCGGAAGGATCGAGACAACCGTGGCTGACGCACCGACCATCCGGATTCCCGACGACATCAAGCCCGCCGACGGGCGCTTCGGCTGCGGGCCGTCCAAGGTCCGTCCGGCGGCCGTCTCCGCCCTCGCCGACGTCGCCACCAGCTACCTGGGCACCTCGCACCGGCAGAAGACGGTCCGTGACCAGGTGGCCCGGCTGCGCCGCGGCATCGCCGACTTCTTCTCCCTGCCCGAGGGCTACGAGGTGGTCCTCGGCAACGGCGGCACCACCGCCTTCTGGGAGGTCGCCGCCTTCGGCCTGGTCCGCGACCGGGCCCAGTTCGCCAGCTTCGGCGAGTTCGGCGCGAAGTTCGCCAAGTCGGTCAAGGACGCCCCGTTCCTCGGCGAGCCGACGGTCCGCAAGTCCGAGCCGGGCAGCGCGCCGACCCTGGTCGCCGAGGCGGGCGTGGACGTCTACGCCACCCCGCACAACGAGACCTCGACCGGCGTGGCCGTGCCGATCAGCCGGGTGCCGGGCGCCGACGAGGGCTCGCTGCTGCTGGTCGACGCCACCTCCGGCGCCGGCGGCCTGGACGTCAACGTCGGCGAGACCGACGTCTACTACTTCGCTCCGCAGAAGTGCTTCGGCTCCGACGGCGGCCTCTGGCTGGCCCTGATGTCGCCGGCCGCGCTCGCCCGGGCCACCGAGATCAAGGAGTCGGGCCGCTACATCCCGGCCTTCCTCGACCTGGTCACCGCGATCGACAACTCGCGGCTGGAGCAGACCTACAACACCCCGGCGCTGGCCACCATCTTCCTGGCCGCCGAGCAGACCGACTGGATGAACTCCCAGGGCGGCCTGGCCTGGGCGGCCAAGCGCACCGCCGAGAGCGCCGGCATCGTGTACGGCTGGGCCGAGCGCTCCGCGTTCGCCACGCCGTTCGTGGCCGACCCGGCGCTGCGGTCCAACGTGGTCGCCACGATCGACTTCGCCGACGGGGTGGACGCCTCGGCGATCGCCAAGGCGCTGCGCGCCAACGGCATCGTGGACACCGAGCCCTACCGGAAGCTGGGCCGCAACCAGCTGCGCGTCGCCCTCTTCCCGGCGGTCGAGCCGGCCGACGTGGAGGCGCTCACCGCGTCCATCGACTACGTGGTCGAGCGACTCTGATCACCTGGTGACGGTGGGTGGTCGTCCGGGCTCCGGCGACCACCCACCGTGATCATCACCGCAGCTCAGTCACGACATGCCGGGTGTCGCATCCCCCACCTTCGGGTAGATGGGCGTACGGTGGTCCGAGACGCCCGGGTGGCCGGCTCGTGGCGTGACGGCCAGCGAAGCGGGACGGAGGCAAGCCCATGCGCCCAGTACGCTTCGTCGCCCTCTCCGAGGACGGCCAGGCTCTGGTGCTCGCCGACGAGGTCGGGCGCCTGCTCGCCCTCCCCATCGACGAACGCATCGCCACGGCGCTGCACGCCGAGCCCGGCGCGGCCCCGCTAGCGGCGGTGCCCAGCGCGGCCGACCCGACCCCCTCGCTCTCCCCGCGGGACATCCAGGCCCGGATCCGCTCCGGCGAGTCCGCCGAGGACGTGGCCCGGATCGCCGGCGTCCCGGTCGACCGGGTCCTGCGCTACGCCGGCCCGGTGCTCCAGGAGCGGGCCATGCTCGCCCAGCACGCCCGGCGGACCCGGCTCAAGGGCGCGGAGAAGCCGACCCCGCTGGCCGAGGTGGTCAACGGCCGGCTGGCGCAGCACGGGATCGACACCGAGAAGATCTCCTGGGACGCCTACCGGCGGGACGACGGCGCCTGGCGCATCGTCGCCACCTGGCCGTCGGGCAAGGCCACCGCGCAGGCGGTCTGGGACCTCGACAAGACCCGGCAGCACGTCGCCCCACACGACGACATGGCGCAATACCTGTGCGCCGAGCGGCCCACGCCGATCCTCGGCCAGGAGCCGGCACCGGAGCGGGGCGGCCACGCGCTGCCCGGCCCGTCGCGCGGCGAGCCGAGCCGGGGCGGGCACGGCCTGCCGGCGCCCGCCGAGCACGCCCGTCCGGGGCGGGACCCGATCCGCGCCGGCCGGGACGCGCTGCTCGCCTCGCTGGACCGTCCGCTCGGCGGCACCTCCGGGCGGGGTCTGGAGACCCGCTCCCCGGCTGCGCTCGCCGGCCCGGACGCGCCCCGGCAGCGGGCCGTCACCGGTGGGGCGGCGGCGCTGCTCGGCGGCGGCCAGGGTTCGGCGTTCGACGACGACTCGGACGCGCCGAAGGAGATCCCGGCCGTGCCGTCGCTGGCCGTGCTCCGGCCGCGGCGCACCGGTGCCGCGGCGGCGGCCGGCGGCGAGTCGACCGAGGCCGGCGGCAAGCCGCGCAAGCGGCTGCCGAGCTGGGACGACGTCCTCTTCGGCAGCGGCCCGGCGGCCCGCGAGTCGTCCTGATCCCACGGGCACCCTGGTAAGGCGAGGCACTCTAAGTGCCCACGTGCCAGGGTGGACCCATGGAGTACACGAACCTGGGACGCACCGGTCTCTCGGTGAGCCGGCTCTGCCTCGGCACCATGAACTTCGGGCCGCAGACCGACGAGCCGGACAGCTTCGCCATCATGGACCGGGCGCTGGAACATGGGATCAACTTCTTCGACACGGCCAACGTCTACGGTTGGAAGCTCGGCGAGGGCGTCACCGAGCAGATCGTCGGCCGCTGGTTCGCGCAGGGCGGCGGGCGCCGCGACAAGGTCGTCCTGGCCACCAAGGTGTACGGCAAGATGGGCGAGTGGCCCAACGAGCAGGGCCTCAGCGCCCGGCACATCATCCGGGCCTGCGAGGACTCGCTGCGCCGGCTGCAGACCGACACCATCGACCTCTACCAGATGCACCACATCTCCCGGACCACGCCCTGGGAGGAGATCTGGCAGGCCATGGAGACCCTGGTCGCCCAGGGCAAGGTCATCTACGTTGGATCGTCCAACTTCGCCGGTTGGCACATCGCCCAGGCGCAGGCCGCGGCGGGCCGGCGCAACTTCCTCGGCCTCGTCTCGGAGCAGTGCATCTACAACCTGATGACCCGGTACGTCGAGCTGGAGGTGATCCCGGCCGCGCAGCACTACGGGCTGGGCATCATCCCCTGGTCGCCGCTGCACGGCGGGCTGCTCTCCGGGGTCATCCGTAAGATGGCCGAGGGCGGCGCCGCGCGCGGCACCACCGGCCGGTCGGCCGACGCGCTCGCCGAGCACCGGCCCACCATCGAGGCGTACGAGAAGCTCTGCGCGGACCTTGGCCACGACCCGGCCGACGTGGCGCTGGCCTGGCTGCTCTCCCGGCCCGGGGTGACCGCCCCGATCGTCGGCCCCCGCACCATGGACCAGCTCGACCGCAACCTCGGCGCCCTCGACGTCAAGCTCGACGAGGACACCCTCACCCGCCTCAACGACCTCTTCCCCCCCGTCGGCAACGGCGGCCCCGGCCCCGAAGCCTGGGCCTGGTAACCCCCCCCTCCCCCTCCCTCCCCCCGCGCCGATCTTGCACTTTGGGCCCCGAAGTCGCGGCTTGTGCACCTTTTGCCTGGGCAGCAACTGCAAGATCGGCGCGGGGAGGGCGGGGTCGGGCGGGGTGGGGAGGGGTGAGGGGGGAGGGTGGGGTTAGAGGGGCCAGGTGGCCAGGTGGTCGTAGGTGGGGTGGGGGCCGGGGTGGCTGCGGACCAGGGTGAGCTTCTCCGCGGGCCATTCGGGGCCGGTGTAGTCGTGCAGGGCCTCGCGGTCGGCCAGGATGTCGGCGCGGTCGATCCGGTCGCCGGGGCGGGCGATGGTGAGGTGGGCGCGGAAGGGCTTGTCGTCGTGGGGCAGCTTGGCCCGGCGCAGCCCGAAGCGGATCAGCCGGGCCAGCGTGGCCAGGGCGTCCACGTCGCCCCGGACGTCCACCCAGAGCACCGTGAACCGGCCCCGCCCGAAGCTGCCGCCGCCCCCGAGGCGGAGCAGCGGCGCGCTGTCCCGGCCATTTCGGAACGTCTCCGCGGCCAGGCCGAGGGTGCTCTCGACGTCCACCAGCCGGCACTCCTCGACGTCACCGAGGAAGGCCAGGGTGAGGTGGGCGTGGGCCGGGTCGGCCAGCCGGACGTTGGTGCCGCCGGCGGAGGCGACGCCGACGCGTAGCCGGGCGACCTCGGCGGTCAGGTCGTCGACCGCCGGACGGGGCGGGTAGATCGCGACGAAGAGCCGCACGGTGCCCGGGTCAGCGGTGCCGCTGGTGGTGGCCGGCGCGGGCGGTGGGCAGGGTGAGCCCGGCCGCGTGCAGCAGCCCCTCCACCCGGACCCGTTCGATCTCCCGGTCGACGCCCTCCAGCTCGGCCAGGTGCTCGGGAATGCCCAGCGCCCGGCAGGCGGCCCGCAGCCGCTCGTCGTACGCGTCGATGACCGCGCCGTGCCACACCACCGAACGGTCGGCGACGGCGAGCCGGTGGCCGCCGAGCCGGCGCAGGTCGACGGCGATCTGTTCCAGCGGCCGCCGGCCGTCCCGGTCGAACTCGGTGAGGTCGATGTCGCGGGTCAACGCGTCCGCCTCGATGGCCCGGTCCAGCTGGGCGATGGTGCGCCTTTCCCGGCGCTGCTCTCGCCACTCCGCCCACCGGCAGGCCACCCGGTCGAGGATCTCGTCGGCGCAGAAGAGCAGCGCGAAGAGCGCGGGGAGGCAGCAGACGGCGAGAATCGCCATCGCCAACAGAAGTCCCCGCCCCGCTCCCACATATCGAAGCTATGCCGAATAGTGGTGACCCGCCACCTCGTTGCCGATATCCGGACTGGATGAATGCGGAAGGACCGGTCCCCGGGACGGGAACCGGTCCTTCGAGCGGTCAACGCGCCTTACTCGGCGCCGGGCGACACCACGTAGAAGCGGGGCATCGGCAGCATTCGCATCCGCAGCCGGGCACCGGAGCGGCGGAGTTGCCAGGTGAGCGCGAGGAGCGCGGCGGCCAGCGAGATCAGCCCACCGGCCCAGATGCTCGTCCCGGCGCCGTACGTCTCGGCCACCCAGCCGATGATCGGCGCGCCCACCGGGTTGGTACCGAGGAAGACCAGCACCCACAGCGCCATGACCCGGCCCCGGAAGGAGGCGTCGACGCTGAGCTGGACCCGCTGGTTGGCGGCCTGGGCGAAGAAGACCATGAAGAACCCGGTCGGCATTAGCAGCGCCACCACCAGCCAGTACGACGGGGCGAGCCCGACCAGCGTGCCGAAGCTGGCGCAGCCGACGGCGGCACCGAGGACCAGCCAGACCGAGGGGCGGCTGCGCCGCCCGGTGCCGGCCAGGGCGCCGGTCAGCGCGCCGACCGCCAGCGCGGTGGTGAACAGGCCGAACGAGGCGGCGCCGGTCTTGAACACGGTCTTGGACAGCGCGGCGAGGGTGAGCTGGAAGTTGAACAGGCTCATCCCGACCACCGACATCAGCGCCATCGGCAGCAGGATGTCGGGGCGGCGCGCGACGTACCGCAGGCCGTCGATCACCCGGGCCTGGTCGCGCTCGCCGGCCGGCGGCAGGTCCTTGCGGTACAGCTCGCTGGTGCGCATCCGGACCACGTTGACCAGCGGGGCGATCGAGCTGAACGCGGTGATCAGGAAGACCGGCCCGACGTCGAAGGCGGCGATGGCCAGGCCGGCGACGGCCGGGCCGAGGATCCGGGCCGAGTTGAAGGTGGCCGCGTTGAGCGAGAGCGCGTTCGGCAGCAGCGGTACGCCGACCAGCTCGGAGACGAACGCCTGCCGGACCGGGGTCTCCACCGCGTTGAACACCCCGAGCAGGGCGGCGAACGCGAAGACGTGCCAGAGCTGCACCAGCCCGGTGACCACCAGCAGGCTCATCGCCAGCGCCAGCACCGTCCAGAAGATGTTGGCGATGAAGAGCAGCATCCGCTTGTCGTACCGGTCGGCGAGCCGGCCGGAGATCAGGGTCAGCAGCAGGACGGGGGTGAACTGGAGCGCGGTGACCACACCGAGCGCGGTCGCGGAGTTGCCGCTGAGGTCGAGGACGAGCCAGTCCTGGGCGATGTACATCATCCAGACGCCGATCAACTTGATCAGCTGTCCGGTGGCGAAGAGTCGGTAGTTGCGGACTCGTAGGGACTGGAACATCGTGCTCAACTTGGCCTGCACTCTAGGTGCGCCTCCTCGCGTCGGGTACGCCTCATCCACGGCGGACGAAGCGGACCGCGAGGCGCGGTGCCGGCTCAGGCGCGAGCGATCACCTGGAGGATGTCCGCGGCCCGCCGGAGCGTGTCGCGTTCCTCCTCGCTGAGCTCGGCCAGCCGGCTGGCCAGCCACTGGTTGCGGGCCCGCTCGAACTGCTCGAGCACGGCCCGACCTCCCTCGGTCGCCGCCAGGATGACCTGCCGCCCGTCGGTCGGATGGGGGGTGCGCTGCACGAGGCCGCGCTCCTCCAGCTTCCCGACGATCTTGGTCATCGTCGGCGGTTGCACCCGCTCGATGTCGGCCAGTTCCCGCGGCGTCAGCGCGCCCGCCAGGTTGAGGCTGGTGAGCGCCGAGAGCTGGCTGCCCGTCAGGTCGCCGACCGGGCGGGCTTGCCGGACCCGCCGGTTGAGTCGGGTGATCGCATCACGCAGCTGAGGGGCCAGCTGCGCCGGTGGCACGCGTTTCGCCGTCACCGTCCGCTCCGTCACAGTAGTTAGCTTAACTAATGAGCCTGGCTAACGACATGCGATATGACCAGGCTCACGAGGGGAGTCAATTCACCACGGACTCGATCGGGCCGCGCAGGAAGTACAGGATGAACAGTGCCGCCACCCCGTACAGCAGGGGGTGGATCTCCCGGGCCTTCCCCCTCGCCAGCTTCACCAGCACGTAGCTGACGACACCGGCGCCGATGCCGTTCGAGATCGAGTAGGTGAACGGCATCAGCACGATGGTGAGGAACGCCGGGATGGCGATCTCGTAATCGGTCCAGTCGATCGTGCGTACCGCGCTCATCATCAGGAAGCCGACCACCACCAGCGCCGTCGACGCCGCCTCGAACGGCACCACTTCCGACAGCGGCGCCAGGAACATGGCCAGCAGGAACAGGCCACCGGTGACCAGGTTGGCCACCCCGGTCCGGGCACCCTCCGCGACGCCGGCCGCGCTCTCGATGTACGACGTGTTGCTGGAGACGCTCGCCGCGCCACCCGCCGCCGCGGCGATCGAGTCGACCAGCAGGATCTCCCGGGCCCGCGGCGGGGTGCCCCGCTCGTCGAGCATGTCCCCCTCCTGGCCGATGGCCACCATCGTGCCCATCGTGTCGAAGAAATCCGTGATCAGCAGGGTGAAGACGAACATCAGCGGGACCAGCCAGCCGGCCCGGCTCCACGAGTCCAGCACGTTGAAGTGCCCCAGCAGGGAGAGATCCGGGACGTCGACGATCTTCTCCGGCAGCCGGGGCACGTTGAGCGCCCAGCCCTTCGGGTTGGGCGTGCCGTTCACGAAGGACGGCCCGATGTGGCCGATCGCCTCCACCACGATCGCCAGCACGGTGGAGGTGAGGATGCCGATCAGGATCGCGCCGCGGACCCGGCGTACCACCAGCACCACGGTGAGCAGGAGGCCCACCACGAAGACCAGCATCGGCCAGCTGACGATCTTGCCGTTGATGCCCAGGCCGACCGGGACGGTGGTGTTCGCGATGTCCGGCACTCGGCGGACGAAGCCGGCGTCGACCAGGCCGATGAGGGTGAGGAAGAGGCCGATGCCGACGCCGATCGCCGTCTTCAGCTGGGTGGGCACCGAGCGGAACACCGCGGTACGCAGCCCGGTCAGCACCAGGATGCCGATCACCACACCCTCGATCACCACCAGGCCCATCGCGTCGGCCCAGGTCATCTCCGGCGCGATCTCGAACGCGACCAGCGCGTTCACGCCCAGCCCGGCGGCCAGCGCCATCGGGAACCGGGCCGCCACGCCCATCAGGATGGTCATCAGGCCGGCCACCAGCGCGGTGGCGGCGGCGAGCGCCGGGATGGCGAGTTTGCGGCCGTCGCCGTCGACGGCGCTGCCCAGGATCAGCGGGTTCAGCACCACGATGTACGCCATCGTGAAGAAGGTGGCCAGGCCACCGCGGATCTCCCGGCTCGGGTGCGAGCCGCGGGCGGAGATCTCGAAGAAGCGGTCGAAGGCGTTGCGCGGCTGAGCGGGAACAGGTGGAGTGCCGTGGTCCGGCGGCGGCGCTATGGCCATCGGGTCCTCGCAGGGTCATCGGCCGGCTGTCGCGCGCATCGTCCCAGATCACCGGCGGGCAGGGAAGGACGATCGCGTACGCTGTGCCGGTGCCCCAGGAGCAACCGCCGCGGCCCGAGCCGCTCGACCCGCCGATGGTGCCGTTCGCCGTCGCCGGGTTGATCGTCTGGGCGCTGGTCGGGCTGGTACTGCTGATCTTCTTCCGCGGTTGGCTCACCGAGCACGGGCACCAGAACTGGCTCTGGACCTGCCTGGCCGGATTTCTGTGGGGCTTTCCCGGTCTCGCCGTGATGATGCGCCACGACGCCAACCGGCGCCGTCGCCGCGAAGCCGCCGCCCGGCAGGGCTGACCGCCCCGCGGGGCGCGACCGTCAGGAGTGGCCGTACGGCTCCGCCGGCTCGGCCGCCTCCACGGAGCCCGGAGCCCGGCTCACCGACACCGCCTCGACCGCGCTGTCGTCGTAGACCGTGGGCAGCTCGTCGACCGGGGTCTCGGCCGCCTCGATCAGCGTCTCCGAGTGCGCGCCGCAACCGTGGTCGGCGCTCACCACCCGGCCGTCGTCCGGGGCGTAGAAGTTGCCGCAGGCGCCGAAGGACTGCCGCAGCGACCCGGCGAGCGGCAGGTAGAAGCCGCAGGTGCCGCAACGGGCGGCGGCCGGCGCGGCCGCCGAGATCGCCGCCGAGGGGCCGTGGTCACCGTCGTACCAGCGCTGGGCGGCCTCCGAGCGGCCCTCCCGGGACAGCACCCGGGCCCGGCCCAGGCCGAGCTCCCACGCGGTCTCCTCGACCGCCGGGTCGTCGGAGAGCACGTAGCCCGGGGCGAGACGCTCGTCGTCCGGCGGGGTGGGCAGCAGGTCGCCCGGCCCCAGGTCGCCCGGCTTGAGCCGCTCCTGCCAGGGCACCCAGCCGGGGGCCTGCAGCGCGTCGGGGCCGGGCAGCAGAACGGTCTCGCAGACCGTCACGTGGCGGCTGCGCGGCACCCGGGTCACGGTGACGGCCCAGCGCCAGCCGCGGTAACCGCTGAGCCGGCACTCGAAGTAGTGGGTGACGAGCCGGTCGCCCTCGGCGACGGCCTGGAGGTGCTCGCCGACGCAGTCGGCCTCGGCCTCTGTGATGGCTGCGCGGGCCACCTCGACGGCGGCGGCGCAGACCTGGTCGAGCCGGGGAGCGCGGGCGGAGGCGGGCCTGGTCACCCGACCATTGTTCCCCATGCCCAGGGTCGACTGACAGGCACTCCCCGGAGTCGTTATCCCCGGCTGATGCCGCACACGTGGATCAGATGGGTGAGGATGGGGGACATGCCGTCGTCCTCCCGCTCCGGGCGGTCCGTCCTCGGGCGGACCGTCGGCACGGGCATCCGCGCCACCCGCCTGCTGTTCCGCGGCTCGCTGCGGGGTGGGCGGTGGATGACCCGGCGGGCCGGGTCGGCCCGGGCCCGCAGCGCCGGCAACGAGCTCGGCATGGTCCGCCTGTTCGACCTGCACGCCCTCTCCTGCGCCGGGGACACCCTGATCGCCATCGGCCTGGCCGGGACGATCTTCTTCGACGTGCCGCTGGGCGAGGCCCGGAACAAGGTCGCGCTCTACCTGCTGGTGACGATGGTGCCGTTCGCCATGCTCGCCCCGGTGGTGGGTCCGCTGCTGGACCACTTCCGGCACGGCCGCCGGTACGCGCTGGCCACCACCATGCTGGGCCGGGCCTTCCTGGCCTGGCTGATCTCCGACTACATCGGCAGCTTCGGGCTCTACCCGGCGGCGTTCGGCGTGCTCGCCCTCTCCCGCGCGTACGGGGTGGCCCGCTCGGCGGCGGTGCCCCGGCTGCTGCCGGAGGGGCTGGGGCTGTCCCAGGTGGGTGCCCGGGCCAGCGTCTACGGCACGGTGGCCGGCGGGCTGGTCGCCCCGATCGGGCTGGCCGCGTTCTGGTTGGGGCCGCAGTGGCCGCTCCGGGTCGCCTCGTTGATCTTCCTGATCGGCATGGTGATCTCGCTGCGGCTGCCGCCGAAGGCGGACTCCGAGCCGCCGGAGCGGGTGCCGCGCCCGCTGCGGGCGCTGCGCCGCGGGGAGAGGGAACGGCCGCTGGGCCGGGGCCGCCCCGCCGGCCGCCTGGTGATCGCCACGCTGATCGGCGCGGCGGCGCTGCGCGGGCTGTACGGCTTCCTGCTGCTCTTCCTGGCCTTCGCGATCAAGGCCGGCGACCTGACCACCGACTTCTTCGGCCGGACGCTGGGCGCCCAGGCCGCGCTGGGGCTGGTCGGCGGCGCCCTGGCGGTCGGCACCTTCCTGGCCACCGCGATCGGCACCCGGCTGCGGATCCACCGGCCGACCGCGATCCAGTCCAGCGGCATCGTCATCGTGGCCGGGGTGGCGGTGCTGGCCGCGTTGAAGTTCTCCCTGCCGATGGTGGCCCTGCTCTGCCTGGTCACCTCGCTGATCAGCGGGATCTCCAAGCTGGCCGTGGACGCGTCGATCCAGGAACGGATCCCGGAGCGGCTGCGGGCCAGCTCCTTCGCCCACTCGGAGACGGCGCTGATGCTCGCCTTCGTGGCCGGCGGTGGGCTCGGCCTGGTCCCCTTCACCGGCCGGGTCGGGGTCATGGTCGTCGCCGGCGTGGCCACGCTCGTGGCCGCGCGCGGCGTGCTGGTGGCCACCCGGCTGCGCAACGAGCACCTGGTGGGCCGGCCGCTCGGCGACGCGGAGCTGGCCGCCGAGCAGCCGGACGAGTACGGCGACGCCGCGCCCACCTCGCCGGCCCCCTCGCCGGGGCGCACGGAGACCACCTTGGTCGACGACGAGCTGGCGCCGCCCGGCTTCCACATCTACCGCCCCTCCTCGGCCGTCGGCGGCACCGGCGGGGTCGAGGACGAGAACCAGCGGCAACCCCGGGGGCCGGTCGGGTGAGCGGACTGCTGGTGGTGACCGCCGTGCCCGCCGAGGCGGAGGCCGTGCGGGCGGGGCTGGCCGACCCGACGGTGACCGTCGCCCCGGCCGGGGTGGGCCCCGCCGTCGCCGGGGCCGCCACGGCCCGCCTGCTGGCGCTGGCCGAGGCGGCCGGACGGCCGTACCGGGGGGTGGTCAGCGCGGGCATCGCCGGCGGCTTCGTCGGCCGGGTGACGGTCGGCAGCACGGTGCTGGCGACCCGCAGCGTGGCCGCGGACCTGGGCGCCGAGTCGCCGGCGGGCTTCCTGCCGGTCGAGGAGCTGGGCATGCCGGCGGAGCTGCTGGGTGTCGGAAGCGTGGTCACCGCCGACTCGCAACTCCTGGCCGAGCTGCGTACGGCCCTGCCGGAGGCCGTGGTCGGCGCGGTGCTCACGGTCAGCACGGTGACCGGCACCGCCGAGAGCACGGAGGCCCTCACCGCCCGCCACCCCGACGCGGTGGCCGAGGCCATGGAGGGGTACGGCGTCGGCGTCGCCGCCGCCCAGGCC
This sequence is a window from Micromonospora sp. NBRC 110009. Protein-coding genes within it:
- the pdxH gene encoding pyridoxamine 5'-phosphate oxidase encodes the protein MRNEYAADLGLSESDLAPGWHSQFARWFADAVAYPLPEPNAMVVGTADAEGRPSGRTVLLKGYDPDGFVFYTNYDSRKGTEATGNPWASLVFPWFPMQRQVVVAGRVEKVDRAETEAYFATRPRGSQLGAWASTQSQVVPDRAALDATYRAAAERFAAVDDIPAPPHWGGFRVRPETVEFWQGRASRLHDRLRYRRTEGGAWITERLAP
- a CDS encoding citrate synthase 2: MSDFKPGLEGVVAFETEIAEPDREGGALRYRGVDIEDLIGQVSFGNVWALLVDGRFGPGLPPAEPFPVPVHSGDIRVDVQSAVAMLAPYWGLSQLLDISDEQAREDLARVSVTALSFVAQSARGLGLPAVPQKEIDKAETIVERFMKRWRGEPDPRHVKAVDAYFISAAEHGLNASTFTARIVASTGADAAACISSGIGALSGPLHGGAPSRVLSMLEAVERSGDAEGYVKGVLDRGERLMGFGHRVYRAEDPRARVLRRTAKELGAPRFEIAEALEKAALAELQARRPDRVLATNVEFWSAVVLDFAEVPAHMFTSMFTCARMGGWSAHILEQKKLQRLVRPSARYVGHAPRKPQEVEGWDAIPHGV
- the serC gene encoding phosphoserine transaminase, whose product is MADAPTIRIPDDIKPADGRFGCGPSKVRPAAVSALADVATSYLGTSHRQKTVRDQVARLRRGIADFFSLPEGYEVVLGNGGTTAFWEVAAFGLVRDRAQFASFGEFGAKFAKSVKDAPFLGEPTVRKSEPGSAPTLVAEAGVDVYATPHNETSTGVAVPISRVPGADEGSLLLVDATSGAGGLDVNVGETDVYYFAPQKCFGSDGGLWLALMSPAALARATEIKESGRYIPAFLDLVTAIDNSRLEQTYNTPALATIFLAAEQTDWMNSQGGLAWAAKRTAESAGIVYGWAERSAFATPFVADPALRSNVVATIDFADGVDASAIAKALRANGIVDTEPYRKLGRNQLRVALFPAVEPADVEALTASIDYVVERL
- the sepH gene encoding septation protein SepH, with the protein product MRPVRFVALSEDGQALVLADEVGRLLALPIDERIATALHAEPGAAPLAAVPSAADPTPSLSPRDIQARIRSGESAEDVARIAGVPVDRVLRYAGPVLQERAMLAQHARRTRLKGAEKPTPLAEVVNGRLAQHGIDTEKISWDAYRRDDGAWRIVATWPSGKATAQAVWDLDKTRQHVAPHDDMAQYLCAERPTPILGQEPAPERGGHALPGPSRGEPSRGGHGLPAPAEHARPGRDPIRAGRDALLASLDRPLGGTSGRGLETRSPAALAGPDAPRQRAVTGGAAALLGGGQGSAFDDDSDAPKEIPAVPSLAVLRPRRTGAAAAAGGESTEAGGKPRKRLPSWDDVLFGSGPAARESS
- a CDS encoding aldo/keto reductase encodes the protein MEYTNLGRTGLSVSRLCLGTMNFGPQTDEPDSFAIMDRALEHGINFFDTANVYGWKLGEGVTEQIVGRWFAQGGGRRDKVVLATKVYGKMGEWPNEQGLSARHIIRACEDSLRRLQTDTIDLYQMHHISRTTPWEEIWQAMETLVAQGKVIYVGSSNFAGWHIAQAQAAAGRRNFLGLVSEQCIYNLMTRYVELEVIPAAQHYGLGIIPWSPLHGGLLSGVIRKMAEGGAARGTTGRSADALAEHRPTIEAYEKLCADLGHDPADVALAWLLSRPGVTAPIVGPRTMDQLDRNLGALDVKLDEDTLTRLNDLFPPVGNGGPGPEAWAW
- the thpR gene encoding RNA 2',3'-cyclic phosphodiesterase, whose translation is MRLFVAIYPPRPAVDDLTAEVARLRVGVASAGGTNVRLADPAHAHLTLAFLGDVEECRLVDVESTLGLAAETFRNGRDSAPLLRLGGGGSFGRGRFTVLWVDVRGDVDALATLARLIRFGLRRAKLPHDDKPFRAHLTIARPGDRIDRADILADREALHDYTGPEWPAEKLTLVRSHPGPHPTYDHLATWPL